TATTATAACATGGTGGCTCCCGGTATGTATCAAGCTTTCGTCTTTGTTGCTGCCCGGAAACACATGTTTACACCGGACGCATACATACGGTACCTAGGAATATATATATGCCCGCGCTGTACAGAAGCATTCGCGTTTATATAAGTCGTCAACAACTATTAATGTGGTCCTGTTTCCGAGACTGTCTTCTGAATGAGCCAGGTATGGCAACTTGCTTCAACTCGTTCTGCATCATTAATGGAAGGCAGCCATTACGACTGATATACGACATTAGAGGTAGCTATATCGCTGTCCAATTccgacatcaacaacacaGAAACAGCAACACCCTTTGCCCATTGCGATTAGGAGACAGGCACTAGTCAAACATCGTCTATGAGGTCCAGACGAGCACCGATTATCCCAACAATGCGGCCTGGTTCTGCTGATGGCGCTGATATCATGAGACTTCTTTCCTGGCGACCAGGATACCTGGATAGTTCACGAATTTGATACGTTGGTCACCACTGAAATAGCTCAAACAACTTTCGTTTCTGATACAGTGTCCAGGAATCGACGAGATATCAGGATGATCCATTTGGGCTCTAGTATCTAGTCTTTTACCTCCTCAGACCATATCAATCTCAACCCCATGGAGTACTCAGTCTCGACCTTTCCTTCCTTTGATGAGTGCCCTGGTAGTTGTGTCAAATTTGCTCGTCCAGCATACTTGTAGAGCATACACTCCGTTGACCAACTATCCCCAACACCCAAAGTTGAACATCCACATCTTATTCACCTCCCTTCTCCTGTGGCTGGTTCTTTCTCCTGCGCCTACCCTTGAACTTAGCCGGCGGATCCGGCCAATCCGTCCGTCGCCAGTGCGCCGGCTTGCACTCTGCTTCTGTCTTCCCCTCGGGCAACTTGCAATTCCATTTGCCGAAAGGACCAATCGGGCACTTTTTTTGCGTAATAGCGTTAGCATCAAATTCAAGGTGCATCATACCATGCGGATTTTCCTTTCGCCCATCCAGACTTACTCGGGAGGATTTCGAGCAGGCAACTCTCTTGTGGCCAGGAAGGAGGCATGAGCCCCATGGATATTTTGGCCCAAAGGAGCGCGAGCATTGCTGCATATTGTTAGTCCAAGTTGAGAACTATAAGCTGATGATGCTTGTCCGTACCCCCATCACTTCGCctgttggtgctgctgctgctgttgtttGTGCCACGGCCGAACCGAGCACCGTCAAGGACGCGAGAACGAGGCTGATCTTCATTGTGGGAGATTTAGTTTGCGTGACTGAGGTGCTATTGCATGAGGTGAGTGAAGTTTATGATGGGAGAAACCTCGAGTCTTATATATACGCGGTACAACCATTGTCTTTGGTTGAATAGCACGACTGGTCATTGTTCTGTTGCTTGGACACGGTGAGGGCACCTTCGCTTGGTCATTGTGACTTGTTGGTTGGGCCGTGGACGAACAATAGCAGGCTGGGAGAATGTTCAGGCGCGGTTAGCCGGAGGTAATTGTGCTGTGGCCATGTATTGTATGCTATTCTTCTTGTCTCTATCTGTGTATCTTACCTTATACAATAAGGACGAACATGTATGTAGCATGTAAAAAAAACCACGCGTATATGGATGCCCACGTCCGTACTGAATGGATTGTCATAAATGAAATCTTGAAGATGAATCAGGACACTCAAAAAATTCCTCAAAAACTAGCCAGTTGGACCTTTGCCGATGAGCTTTTTTCTCCCAATTCGCGGCTGTTGTAGGATGTGTGTGGACGCTGCAGCGCCCAGTACTAGAGGTCCGAGGAAGAGTGTGAGACATGTTGCGTGAGTTCCCGGTGAATACAATAACCCATCTGTTAAGAGCCTTTTTAAGGAGCAGCAGATATGTCGTCACTATGCAAGACAATACCCGCAACTTGAAACCCGTCCAAGTGTACAACAACACTCATTTGTTGAACGCCAGGAAATCCTACATAGGAAATCCAACTTCAACGTCATTACTTGCCATGCTGAATACCTAATCAAAGCTTCCAACCTCCTCTTTAAACATCCCATATATCACCGCGTAGTCTCATCCTCAAACATCATGTGCCGCAAGCAACGCGAACCGAATTATAACCTCTATAGCCTGGTCCAACCTTCAACACAATGCCAGTAAACAAAGGGAAGTTTCCAAACATTCCACCAGCAACGAGCGACCTACTTACAATCCTGACAATCCCCCTTCGACGCCTCAGCCGCCTTCCCTGATGGACCACCCTCCGGCCCCTTATACCGATCAACGTGTCCCAAATCCCTCTCCGGCTCAATAATATCCCTCACCCGCCGTTTCAACTCCTTAGTCTCCGGAAACCCACCGTCCGTCTTCCTATCCCACAGCACCGTACCCGAGGCCTCATCCTCAGGGCGGTGGTAGATTGTCACAATGAAGGTGCCTCCTGTAGATGGCTGAAGTGACACTTCGCCTAGGGATGTGGAAAATGTGGATAGGAGTTCTTGGGCAAACTACTTGGATTAGAGAGCTTCTATCTTAAATGGGTATACGGAAAGCAGAGAGGTGATTTATGAAAGGATGGGAAGATATAGTACGTACGTAAGCTGCTCTGAGCATCCATTTACATTGTGTGCAGAATTGTATGGTTACCCTTGGAAATCGGATGCCGTGGtctgtggtggtttgttCGGCCATTTTTGGGCGGATGACGCTGTTCTTGGTGAGGGCAACTCGTTTTTGGTGCTAAAGAGAAGGCTGATATCTTGCAGGTCGGAATATGACATCGATAGGGCACTGTCCGTATGATGTGAGGCGAGGTATATTTCTGTGGTCAGGACTCATGGTGAAGCCATTGAACCCACTTTTTGATGGTCCACTCCCGAACCTCAAGCTGATCTGATCTTCCCGGAGATCACTTGGATATCGCGGGGAGATGGTACAGTATATTTGGTGAGTTATATCAGTAAACAGGATTGATGCCTGGTCAATAAACCGGCTAGGCGGGTGCGTGATGGAGGACATAGCCAATTAGCATTTATctcaatccatccatcaatgTGCCAGGTCTAGACTTTACAAGAAACACCAAGACGACACCAGCAGAAGTCACATCGCCACTTGCTCATTGACATGTATAAGATTTGATCCTGTACTAAACATAATAATACGCAGACATAAcagacaaagaaaacaaTGACCAAGACAAAACGAGAGGGAATTAATACATGCTGAAGAGCCGGCACTCCCAGACCggtgttttctttttcttgcaaCCACGCACGCGGCTTGCGTCTGTACAGGCGCCTCCATGCAAACATGAGGGAAAAGCTCCGAAAATTCCGCTTCGTTTCTTCTCAAGGGTAAATGCCTTTCGTCTTGTGCGCAATTGGCGGGTAACTGAATATACAACAAAAGCCTTCACATCCAGATGTTTGCGCATCCCCGCCAATCACCATTTCTTTCCAAGTCGAGTCACATTTCCTTATCCTCTCTCCTTGTTTGCTTTGTTCTGGTCCTCTCTTGCCGATTCGGGGGGTATTCTGCCTCTGCACTAAATAAAAAATCCGCACATAGGTCCGAGAGAGCTCCATCCATGGTCCCAGCCAAGGATCATGAGGAATATGTTTGTGTGATATTTGTGAAAAATCTGATACGCCGTGTCCATCCGTCCTCATAGTTCTCCCCGCCTTTGGCCCCAGAGCGCACCCGTTCCGAATTAAAATATAGAACACGTTAAGGAACTGATCGCTGTCCATCGCCACTACCGCCGTCGGTGTACGCTGCGTCCCCAGCCATTGGTAAATaaacaaaaacaaatgtCCATCGTGCAGGTCATTTGGCCGGAGAATTTTGGTCTACCGTAAAAAGAATCGATGAAAAACACTGATTTACATGACGACGCAGCAGCCGCCGGATTGTTGAGGAGCGTAAGGATCCTCGCCCTTGGGTACTGACCCCCATACTGATGGGACCATGTAATCCCTCGTGCCATTGCAGTAAGCAATAATGCTGTTGTGAAAACAAGATCATGTCAGCTCTGCATTGTCACGATTCAGACGCTGAAGCACGTTGTTGCCGTGCAAGTCATTTGTATTGCACATTATTGTGATCCCCTCGTGTCATGGAGAAGTTTCTCACCTCTTAGATGCTGTGCTGATGGGAATGCGCTCCCGCTCCAAGTCTTCTCGCAGACGGTTGTTAAGTTCCGTTAACCGTCTCAATTTCAAGTCAGCCATTGactgcttcgtcttcttgatTTGCGACGGATCGCCGACATCTCGCGAGGTGTACTGAGGCATCGTGGAAGACGTGGGAGAGGCGCGAAACAAAGCGAGGTGTAAAGTAGATTGCCAATGGGGTGATGATCAAGGTCTCGTAGTGACGACGCCAGAGGTACCAGGAAAGCTGGCGACGGCGTGACACTGAAGTACACACGCGAAGCGGAAGGATGTCGATCGGGTCGCGAACGATACTAAAATTGATTGAGGATGTCAGTCGTGTTATCTATGCCAGCCACAGGCTTGTTTATCCcggttggttggttggttgttCGCGA
The genomic region above belongs to Pochonia chlamydosporia 170 chromosome 2, whole genome shotgun sequence and contains:
- a CDS encoding G protein gamma subunit (similar to Metarhizium robertsii ARSEF 23 XP_007822180.1); translated protein: MPQYTSRDVGDPSQIKKTKQSMADLKLRRLTELNNRLREDLERERIPISTASKSIIAYCNGTRDYMVPSVWGSVPKGEDPYAPQQSGGCCVVM
- a CDS encoding selenoprotein domain protein (similar to Metarhizium robertsii ARSEF 23 XP_007822181.1) produces the protein MAEQTTTDHGIRFPRVTIQFCTQCKWMLRAFAQELLSTFSTSLGEVSLQPSTGGTFIVTIYHRPEDEASGTVLWDRKTDGGFPETKELKRRVRDIIEPERDLGHVDRYKGPEGGPSGKAAEASKGDCQDCK